One region of Sus scrofa isolate TJ Tabasco breed Duroc chromosome 3, Sscrofa11.1, whole genome shotgun sequence genomic DNA includes:
- the LOC110260000 gene encoding uncharacterized protein LOC110260000, translating into MRSLRWCSLFKRPAETARSTILEEQTWAGPAPSELWQRLRPLRAPGARPLSKPPLSASLLLRRSLALFFPLLQCRCSCAAESPQSDGCARGSAPAPLPSQPVTLIWTPLPRVASFLPETRTPGPTKGRSRAGRRFLVLPGAAADRCALGGCSSGQPPTPPCISDSPRLRAFRRPRFGRTHHGNGQRGPCSPAGTSRRWPLSSSRAQGRP; encoded by the coding sequence ATGCGGAGTCTTAGATGGTGCTCTCTCTTTAAACGGCCTGCAGAAACCGCGCGCTCTACCATACTTGAGGAGCAAACTTGGGCGGGACCCGCGCCTTCCGAACTGTGGCAGCGGCTGCGGCCCCTTCGTGCTCCCGGCGCTCGCCCCCTCTCGAAGCCTCCCCTCTCGGCGTCATTGTTGCTCCGTCGCTCACtcgctctttttttccccctgctccAGTGCCGATGCTCCTGCGCCGCCGAGAGCCCGCAGTCGGACGGCTGCGCTCGCGGCTCCGCACCCGCTCCACTCCCTTCCCAGCCCGTAACCCTCATCTGGACCCCGCTCCCGAGAGTCGCCTCCTTTCTCCCTGAGACTCGGACTCCGGGCCCCACAAAAGGTCGGAGCAGGGCTGGCCGCCGCTTCCTAGTTCTCCCCGGAGCAGCAGCCGACCGCTGCGCGCTAGGCGGCTGCTCATCGGGGCAGCCGCCGACTCCTCCCTGCATCTCGGACTCCCCGCGGCTCCGCGCCTTCCGGCGCCCCCGGTTCGGGCGGACTCACCACGGGAATGGGCAGAGGGGACCGTGCTCTCCCGCGGGCACTTCGAGGAGGTGGCCTCTGTCGAGCTCCCGCGCTCAAGGCAGACCCTAG